A genomic region of Elaeis guineensis isolate ETL-2024a chromosome 9, EG11, whole genome shotgun sequence contains the following coding sequences:
- the LOC140851644 gene encoding G-type lectin S-receptor-like serine/threonine-protein kinase LECRK2: MRTIGRTHHKNLVRLLGFCDEGTNRLLVYEYMSNGSLADLIFKADGHPGWDERVRIALDIARGIHYLHECETRIIHCDIKPQNILMDDNWTAKISDFGLAKLLMPSQTRTFTGIRGTRGYLAPEWHKNAPITVKADVYSFGIVLLEIVCCRRNMELEAEEDSIILLDWVHNCFMDGELEKLVPDEVDMTELNRLVKVGLWYTQSEPGSRPSMKNVVTMLEGNADISVPPPPRFCS; encoded by the coding sequence ATGAGGACAATTGGAAGAACTCACCACAAGAACTTGGTAAGACTGCTTGGCTTCTGTGATGAAGGTACTAACAGGCTCTTAGTCTATGAATACATGAGCAACGGATCGCTTGCAGACCTCATCTTTAAGGCTGACGGACACCCAGGTTGGGATGAGCGGGTAAGGATTGCGTTAGATATCGCTAGAGGGATCCATTATCTGCATGAGTGTGAAACTCGTATCATACATTGTGACATAAAACCTCAAAACATACTGATGGATGATAATTGGACGGCAAAGATATCAGATTTTGGGTTAGCAAAGTTGTTGATGCCAAGTCAGACCAGAACATTTACAGGCATTAGAGGGACAAGGGGTTACCTTGCACCAGAATGGCACAAGAATGCACCGATAACGGTGAAGGCAGATGTCTACAGCTTTGGCATTGTATTGCTCGAAATCGTATGCTGCAGGAGAAATATGGAATTGGAAGCTGAAGAAGATTCAATTATTCTTCTGGACTGGGTCCATAACTGCTTTATGGATGGAGAGTTGGAGAAGCTTGTGCCTGATGAGGTAGATATGACAGAGTTGAATAGGCTTGTGAAAGTGGGGCTCTGGTATACTCAGTCGGAACCCGGTTCTCGGCCTAGCATGAAGAATGTGGTGACGATGCTGGAAGGAAATGCAGACATATCAGTTCCCCCACCGCCTAGATTTTGTTCCTGA